One part of the Streptomyces sp. AM 2-1-1 genome encodes these proteins:
- the yvcK gene encoding uridine diphosphate-N-acetylglucosamine-binding protein YvcK: MTTVNHRLRRLSRAASLRSGRRRGGPPKVVALGGGHGLSASLAALRRITGDLTAVVTVADDGGSSGRLRDEFGVLPPGDLRKALAALCGDDDWGQTWARVFQHRFESRGDLHGHAVGNLLIVALWEQLGDPVQALDLVGTLLGAHGRVLPMSAVPLELQAQVRGHEPERPDVVVTVRGQATVALTPGEVQSVQVVPHAPPAVPEAVEAVLDADWVVLGPGSWFSSVIPHLLVPDLLDALVATKARKVLSLNLAPQPGETDGFSPQRHLEVLGRHAPKLALDVVLADEAAVPDRESLADAAKRLGAAVELAPVASPDGVPIHDPELLAAAYDRIFRMHGRIGPWR, from the coding sequence GTGACCACCGTCAACCATCGGTTGCGGAGACTGAGCAGGGCGGCCTCGCTCCGCTCCGGGCGCAGACGAGGCGGTCCGCCCAAGGTCGTCGCCCTCGGCGGCGGCCACGGACTCTCCGCCTCGCTCGCCGCTCTGCGCCGGATCACCGGGGACCTGACCGCGGTGGTCACCGTCGCCGACGACGGCGGCTCCAGCGGCCGGCTCCGCGACGAGTTCGGGGTGCTGCCCCCCGGCGATCTCCGCAAGGCCCTGGCGGCCCTCTGCGGTGACGACGACTGGGGGCAGACCTGGGCGCGGGTCTTCCAGCACCGTTTCGAGTCCCGGGGCGACCTGCACGGGCACGCGGTCGGAAACCTGCTGATCGTGGCGCTCTGGGAGCAGCTCGGCGACCCGGTGCAGGCGCTCGACCTGGTCGGCACCCTCCTCGGTGCACATGGCCGGGTCCTGCCGATGTCCGCCGTCCCCCTGGAACTCCAGGCGCAGGTCAGGGGCCACGAACCGGAGCGCCCCGACGTGGTCGTGACCGTACGCGGCCAGGCGACGGTGGCGCTCACCCCCGGCGAGGTGCAGTCCGTACAGGTGGTGCCGCACGCCCCGCCCGCCGTCCCGGAGGCGGTCGAAGCGGTCCTGGACGCGGACTGGGTGGTGCTCGGCCCCGGCTCCTGGTTCTCCTCGGTCATCCCCCATCTGCTGGTACCCGATCTGCTCGACGCGCTGGTCGCGACCAAGGCCCGGAAGGTGCTGTCGCTCAACCTCGCGCCCCAACCCGGTGAAACAGATGGCTTCTCCCCGCAGCGTCATTTGGAGGTTTTGGGGCGACACGCCCCTAAACTCGCCTTGGACGTGGTGCTGGCCGACGAGGCCGCCGTTCCTGACCGCGAGTCCCTCGCCGATGCCGCGAAGCGGCTCGGAGCCGCGGTGGAGCTGGCGCCGGTGGCCTCGCCGGACGGTGTTCCGATTCATGATCCGGAGCTGCTGGCCGCCGCGTACGACCGTATTTTTCGGATGCATGGAAGGATCGGCCCATGGCGATGA
- the whiA gene encoding DNA-binding protein WhiA: MAMTPAVKDEISRLPVTRTCCRKAEVSAILRFAGGLHLVSGRIVIEAELDTAMAARRLKRDILEIFGHASELIVMAPGGLRRGSRYVVRVVAGGDQLARQTGLVDGRGRPIRGLPPQVVSGATCDAEAAWRGAFLAHGSLTEPGRSSSLEVTCPGPEAALALVGAARRLSIAAKAREVRGVDRVVVRDGDAIGALLTRLGAHESVLAWEERRMRREVRATANRLANFDDANLRRSARAAVAAGARVGRALEILGEEVPEHLAAAGRLRMEHKQASLEELGALADPPLTKDAVAGRIRRLLAMADKRAQDLGIPGTESTLSEEMADGLVG; the protein is encoded by the coding sequence ATGGCGATGACGCCAGCGGTGAAGGACGAAATCTCTCGGCTTCCCGTCACCCGGACCTGCTGCAGGAAGGCGGAGGTCTCCGCGATCCTCCGCTTCGCGGGCGGGCTCCACCTGGTGAGCGGCCGGATCGTGATCGAGGCGGAGCTGGACACCGCGATGGCTGCCCGCCGGCTCAAGCGCGACATCCTGGAGATCTTCGGGCACGCCTCGGAGCTGATCGTGATGGCGCCCGGCGGGCTGCGGCGCGGCTCCCGGTACGTCGTACGCGTCGTGGCGGGCGGCGACCAGCTGGCCCGGCAGACCGGGCTGGTGGACGGCCGCGGCCGTCCCATCCGCGGGCTGCCCCCGCAGGTGGTCTCGGGGGCCACCTGCGATGCCGAGGCGGCGTGGCGCGGGGCTTTCCTGGCACACGGCTCGCTCACCGAGCCGGGCAGGTCCTCCTCGCTGGAGGTCACCTGCCCCGGACCGGAGGCGGCGCTCGCCCTGGTCGGCGCCGCACGCAGGCTCTCCATCGCCGCCAAGGCCCGTGAGGTACGGGGAGTGGACCGGGTGGTGGTCCGCGACGGCGACGCGATCGGGGCCCTGCTGACCCGGCTCGGCGCCCACGAGTCCGTGCTGGCCTGGGAGGAGCGCCGGATGCGGCGCGAGGTGCGGGCCACCGCGAACCGCCTCGCCAACTTCGACGACGCCAACCTGCGCCGCTCCGCCCGTGCGGCGGTGGCCGCCGGTGCGCGGGTGGGACGCGCCCTGGAGATCCTGGGCGAGGAGGTCCCCGAGCACCTGGCCGCCGCCGGCCGGCTGCGCATGGAGCACAAGCAGGCGTCGCTGGAGGAGCTGGGGGCGCTCGCCGACCCGCCGCTGACGAAGGACGCCGTCGCCGGGCGCATCCGGCGGCTGCTGGCGATGGCCGACAAGCGCGCCCAGGACCTCGGCATCCCCGGGACGGAGTCCACCCTCAGCGAGGAGATGGCGGACGGCCTGGTCGGCTGA
- the gap gene encoding type I glyceraldehyde-3-phosphate dehydrogenase has protein sequence MTIRVGINGFGRIGRNYFRALLEQGADIEIVAVNDLGDTATTAHLLKYDTILGRLKAEVSHTADTITVDGHTIKVLSERNPADIPWGELGVDVVIESTGFFTKKADAEKHIAGGAKKVLISAPAKDEDITIVMGVNHDKYDAANHHVISNASCTTNCVAPMAKVLDENFGVVKGLMTTVHAYTNDQRILDYPHSDLRRARAAAENIIPTTTGAAKATALVLPQLKGKLDGIAMRVPVPTGSATDLVVELGREVTKDEVNAAFKKAADDGDLKGFLTYTEDPIVSSDIVGDPSSCTFDSSLTMVQEGKTVKILGWYDNEWGYSNRLVDLTVFVGGQL, from the coding sequence GTGACGATCCGCGTAGGCATCAACGGCTTTGGCCGCATCGGTCGTAACTACTTCCGCGCGCTGCTGGAGCAGGGTGCGGACATCGAGATCGTGGCTGTCAACGACCTGGGTGACACCGCGACCACGGCGCACCTGCTGAAGTACGACACCATTCTGGGTCGTCTCAAGGCCGAGGTCAGCCACACCGCCGACACCATCACCGTCGACGGACACACCATCAAGGTGCTCTCCGAGCGCAACCCGGCCGACATCCCCTGGGGTGAGCTGGGTGTCGACGTCGTCATCGAGTCGACCGGCTTCTTCACCAAGAAGGCCGACGCCGAGAAGCACATCGCGGGCGGCGCCAAGAAGGTCCTCATCTCGGCTCCGGCCAAGGACGAGGACATCACCATCGTGATGGGCGTCAACCACGACAAGTACGACGCGGCCAACCACCACGTCATCTCCAACGCCTCCTGCACCACCAACTGTGTGGCGCCGATGGCGAAGGTCCTGGACGAGAACTTCGGTGTCGTCAAGGGTCTGATGACGACGGTCCACGCGTACACGAACGACCAGCGCATCCTGGACTACCCGCACTCGGACCTGCGCCGCGCCCGCGCCGCCGCCGAGAACATCATCCCGACCACGACGGGTGCCGCCAAGGCCACCGCCCTGGTCCTGCCCCAGCTCAAGGGCAAGCTCGACGGCATCGCGATGCGCGTGCCGGTCCCGACCGGTTCGGCCACCGACCTGGTCGTCGAACTCGGCCGCGAGGTCACCAAGGACGAGGTCAACGCCGCGTTCAAGAAGGCCGCCGACGACGGCGACCTCAAGGGCTTCCTCACGTACACGGAGGACCCGATCGTCTCCTCCGACATCGTGGGCGACCCGTCCTCCTGCACCTTCGACTCCTCCCTGACGATGGTTCAGGAAGGCAAGACGGTGAAGATCCTCGGCTGGTACGACAACGAGTGGGGTTACTCCAACCGCCTCGTCGACCTGACCGTCTTCGTCGGCGGCCAGCTCTGA
- a CDS encoding phosphoglycerate kinase encodes MKTIDELLAAGVEGKRVFVRADLNVPLDGTTITDDGRIRAVQPTVAKLAEAGARVIVASHLGRPKGAPDPAFSLAPAAARLGELLGTEVAFATDTVGESATATVAALTDGQVAVVENLRFNAGETSKDDAERGAFADQLASLADVYVGDGFGAVHRKHASVFDLPARLPHFAGYLIATEVGVLKKLTSDVKRPYAVVLGGAKVSDKLGVIDHLLEKADRILVGGGMVYTFLKAQGHEIGISLLQEDQVPVVQEYLKRADERGVEFVLPVDVLVAPEFPDLKTKAPAHPTVVAHDAMPADQQGLDIGPETRKLYAAKLADAATVFWNGPMGVFEHPDYAEGTRAVAQALVDSPAFSVVGGGDSAAAVRILGFDENAFGHISTGGGASLEYLEGKSLPGLAALEN; translated from the coding sequence ATGAAGACGATCGACGAACTTCTCGCCGCAGGGGTCGAGGGCAAGCGGGTATTCGTCCGCGCCGACCTCAACGTGCCGCTCGACGGCACCACCATCACCGACGACGGCCGCATCCGCGCCGTCCAGCCGACCGTCGCCAAGCTCGCCGAGGCCGGCGCGCGGGTCATCGTCGCCTCGCACCTCGGCCGCCCGAAGGGCGCCCCGGACCCGGCGTTCTCGCTGGCCCCCGCCGCCGCCCGGCTCGGTGAACTGCTCGGCACCGAGGTCGCGTTCGCCACCGACACCGTCGGCGAGTCCGCCACGGCCACGGTCGCCGCCCTCACCGACGGCCAGGTCGCCGTCGTCGAGAACCTCCGCTTCAACGCCGGTGAGACGTCCAAGGACGACGCCGAGCGCGGTGCCTTCGCCGACCAGCTCGCTTCCCTCGCCGACGTGTACGTGGGCGACGGCTTCGGCGCCGTGCACCGCAAGCACGCCTCGGTCTTCGACCTCCCGGCCCGGCTGCCGCACTTCGCCGGCTACCTCATCGCCACCGAGGTCGGCGTCCTGAAGAAGCTCACCAGCGACGTCAAGCGCCCCTACGCGGTCGTCCTCGGGGGCGCCAAGGTCTCCGACAAGCTCGGCGTCATCGACCACCTGCTGGAGAAGGCCGACCGCATCCTGGTCGGCGGCGGCATGGTGTACACCTTCCTCAAGGCCCAGGGCCACGAGATCGGCATCTCGCTGCTCCAGGAGGACCAGGTCCCCGTCGTGCAGGAGTACCTCAAGCGCGCCGACGAGCGCGGTGTGGAGTTCGTGCTCCCCGTCGACGTCCTCGTCGCGCCCGAGTTCCCGGACCTGAAGACGAAGGCCCCGGCGCACCCCACCGTCGTCGCCCACGACGCCATGCCGGCGGACCAGCAGGGGCTGGACATCGGCCCCGAGACGCGCAAGCTGTACGCGGCGAAGCTCGCCGACGCGGCCACCGTCTTCTGGAACGGCCCGATGGGTGTCTTCGAGCACCCCGACTACGCCGAGGGCACCCGCGCGGTCGCCCAGGCGCTCGTCGACTCCCCGGCCTTCAGCGTCGTCGGTGGAGGCGACTCCGCCGCCGCCGTCCGCATCCTGGGCTTCGACGAGAACGCCTTCGGCCACATCTCGACCGGTGGCGGCGCCAGCCTCGAATACCTTGAGGGCAAGAGCCTTCCCGGCCTCGCCGCATTGGAGAACTGA
- the tpiA gene encoding triose-phosphate isomerase codes for MSTRTPLMAGNWKMNLNHLEAIAHTQKLAFALADKDYDAVEVAVLPPFTDLRSVQTLVDGDKLKIKYGAQDISAQDSGAYTGEISGSMLAKLKCTYVAVGHSERRQYHGENDEICNAKVKAAYRHGLTPILCVGEGLDIRKAGDQVSYTLAQLDGALADIPAEQAESIVIAYEPVWAIGTGEVATPEDAQEVCGAIRRRLAELYSQELADAVRIQYGGSVKSGNVAAIMAQPDVDGALVGGAALDADEFVKIVRFRDQ; via the coding sequence ATGAGCACCCGTACCCCGCTGATGGCGGGCAACTGGAAGATGAACCTCAACCACCTCGAGGCCATCGCCCACACCCAGAAGCTCGCCTTCGCGCTGGCCGACAAGGACTACGACGCGGTCGAGGTCGCCGTCCTGCCGCCCTTCACCGACCTGCGCTCCGTGCAGACCCTGGTGGACGGCGACAAGCTGAAGATCAAGTACGGCGCCCAGGACATCTCGGCGCAGGACTCCGGTGCGTACACCGGCGAGATCTCCGGCTCCATGCTCGCCAAGCTGAAGTGCACTTACGTGGCCGTCGGCCACAGCGAGCGCCGTCAGTACCACGGTGAGAACGACGAGATCTGCAACGCCAAGGTGAAGGCCGCCTACCGTCACGGGCTGACCCCGATCCTCTGCGTCGGCGAGGGCCTGGACATCCGCAAGGCCGGTGACCAGGTCTCCTACACCCTCGCGCAGCTCGACGGCGCCCTCGCGGACATCCCGGCCGAGCAGGCCGAGTCGATCGTGATCGCGTACGAGCCGGTCTGGGCGATCGGGACCGGCGAGGTCGCCACCCCCGAGGACGCCCAGGAGGTGTGCGGAGCCATCCGCCGCCGGCTCGCCGAGCTGTACTCGCAGGAGCTGGCCGACGCGGTCCGCATCCAGTACGGCGGCTCCGTGAAGTCCGGCAACGTCGCCGCGATCATGGCGCAGCCCGACGTCGACGGCGCTCTCGTCGGCGGTGCCGCGCTGGACGCCGACGAGTTCGTCAAGATCGTTCGCTTCCGCGACCAGTGA
- the secG gene encoding preprotein translocase subunit SecG: MILAFEIALIVFSLLLMLLVLMHKGKGGGLSDMFGGGMQSSVGGSSVAERNLDRITVVVGLCWFASIVVLGLLIKLDN; this comes from the coding sequence GTGATTTTGGCGTTCGAGATCGCCCTGATCGTCTTCAGCCTGCTGCTGATGCTGCTGGTGCTGATGCACAAGGGCAAGGGCGGCGGCCTCTCCGACATGTTCGGTGGCGGCATGCAGTCCTCGGTCGGCGGTTCCTCGGTGGCCGAGCGCAACCTCGACCGCATCACCGTGGTCGTCGGCCTGTGCTGGTTCGCGAGCATCGTGGTGCTCGGCCTGCTCATCAAGCTGGACAACTGA
- a CDS encoding RNA polymerase-binding protein RbpA: protein MASGNAIRGSRVGAGPMGEAERGESAPRLRISFWCSNGHETQPSFAHDAQVPETWDCPRCGFPAGQDKDSPPAPPRTEPYKTHLAYVRERRSDADGEAILAEALAKLRGEI, encoded by the coding sequence GTGGCAAGTGGCAACGCGATCCGGGGAAGCCGGGTCGGAGCGGGGCCGATGGGGGAGGCCGAGCGGGGCGAGTCCGCGCCGCGCCTCCGCATCTCCTTCTGGTGCTCGAACGGGCACGAGACGCAGCCGAGCTTCGCCCATGACGCGCAGGTACCGGAGACGTGGGACTGCCCCCGGTGCGGCTTCCCGGCAGGCCAGGACAAGGACAGTCCGCCGGCCCCGCCGCGCACGGAACCGTACAAGACCCACCTCGCGTACGTCCGCGAGCGGCGCAGTGACGCGGACGGCGAGGCCATTCTCGCCGAGGCGCTCGCCAAGCTCCGCGGCGAGATCTGA
- the pgi gene encoding glucose-6-phosphate isomerase, whose protein sequence is MNAQSRTKLNRTPEWAALGKHREELGATHLRELFADDANRGAAYTLRVGDLHIDYSKQLVTDETLRLLRDLAAATGVAELRDAMFRGEKINTTEDRAVLHTALRAPRDAVIEVDGENVVPAVHAVLDKMAGFAERVRSGEWTGHTGRPIKNIVNIGIGGSDLGPAMAYEVLRSFTDRSLTLRFVSNVDGADLHEAVRDLDAAETLFIIASKTFTTIETITNATSARDWLLTELRAGQDAVAKHFVALSTNAEKVSDFGIDTANMFEFWDWVGGRYSYDSAIGLSLMIAIGPDRFREMLDGFHLVDEHFRTAPAEENAPLLLGLLGVWYGQFFDAQAHAVLPYSHYLSKFTAYLQQLDMESNGKSVDRDGDPVEWQTGPVVWGTPGTNGQHAYYQLIHQGTKVIPADFIGFAAPVADLLPGLIAQHDLLMANFFAQTQALAFGKTPEEVRAEGVPEELVPHKTFRGNHPTTTILAEKLTPSVLGQLIALYEHKVFVQGAIWNIDSFDQWGVELGKVLAKKIEPVLTGGTGGEQLDSSTAALVTTYRSLRGR, encoded by the coding sequence ATGAACGCACAAAGCCGAACCAAGCTCAACCGGACGCCCGAGTGGGCGGCCCTCGGCAAGCACCGTGAGGAACTGGGCGCGACCCACCTGCGGGAGCTTTTCGCCGACGACGCGAACCGCGGCGCCGCCTACACCCTCCGGGTGGGCGACCTGCACATCGACTACTCCAAGCAGCTGGTGACCGACGAGACGCTGCGTCTGCTGCGTGACCTCGCCGCCGCCACCGGCGTCGCCGAGCTCCGGGACGCGATGTTCCGCGGCGAGAAGATCAACACCACCGAGGACCGCGCCGTCCTGCACACCGCGCTCCGCGCTCCGCGCGACGCCGTGATCGAGGTCGACGGCGAGAACGTCGTGCCGGCCGTGCACGCGGTGCTGGACAAGATGGCCGGCTTCGCCGAGCGCGTCCGCTCCGGCGAGTGGACCGGCCACACCGGCCGCCCCATCAAGAACATCGTCAACATCGGCATCGGCGGCTCCGACCTCGGCCCCGCCATGGCGTACGAGGTGCTGCGCTCCTTCACGGACCGCTCGCTCACCCTCCGCTTCGTCTCCAACGTCGACGGCGCCGACCTCCACGAGGCCGTGCGCGACCTGGACGCCGCCGAGACGCTCTTCATCATCGCCTCGAAGACCTTCACCACCATCGAGACGATCACCAACGCGACCTCCGCCCGCGACTGGCTGCTCACCGAGCTGAGGGCCGGTCAGGACGCCGTCGCCAAGCACTTCGTGGCGCTGTCGACCAACGCCGAGAAGGTGTCGGACTTCGGCATCGACACGGCCAACATGTTCGAGTTCTGGGACTGGGTCGGCGGTCGCTACTCCTACGACTCCGCCATCGGCCTCTCGCTGATGATCGCCATCGGCCCGGACCGGTTCCGCGAGATGCTCGACGGCTTCCACCTCGTCGACGAGCACTTCCGCACCGCCCCGGCCGAGGAGAACGCCCCGCTGCTGCTGGGCCTGCTGGGCGTCTGGTACGGCCAGTTCTTCGACGCCCAGGCGCACGCGGTGCTGCCCTACAGCCACTACCTCTCCAAGTTCACCGCCTACTTGCAGCAGCTGGACATGGAGTCCAACGGCAAGTCCGTCGACCGGGACGGCGATCCGGTCGAGTGGCAGACCGGACCGGTGGTCTGGGGAACCCCCGGCACCAACGGCCAGCACGCGTACTACCAGTTGATCCACCAGGGCACCAAGGTCATCCCGGCCGACTTCATCGGCTTCGCCGCCCCGGTCGCCGACCTGCTGCCCGGACTCATCGCGCAGCACGACCTGTTGATGGCCAACTTCTTCGCGCAGACGCAGGCGCTCGCCTTCGGCAAGACGCCCGAAGAGGTCCGCGCCGAGGGAGTGCCCGAGGAGCTGGTCCCGCACAAGACCTTCCGGGGCAACCACCCCACGACGACGATCCTCGCCGAGAAGCTCACCCCTTCGGTCCTCGGGCAGCTCATCGCGCTGTACGAGCACAAGGTGTTCGTCCAGGGCGCGATCTGGAACATCGACTCCTTCGACCAGTGGGGCGTCGAACTCGGCAAGGTCCTCGCCAAGAAGATCGAGCCGGTCCTCACCGGGGGCACCGGCGGCGAGCAGCTGGACAGCTCCACCGCCGCCCTCGTCACCACCTACCGGTCGCTGCGCGGCCGTTGA
- a CDS encoding PH domain-containing protein, protein MTARAAPPRLRPPAHELDRRAVGWWRARWSLLTAAPVTVIGVLAALLVPARPWLLLCAAVTAGLGVCCAALLPRWWFRTHRWEVTEDAVYVRTGLFVQEWRIAPMSRIQTVDTVRGPLEQLFGLATLTVTTASAKGAVRIAGLGHEPAAALAERLTRITRDTPGDAT, encoded by the coding sequence GTGACGGCTCGGGCGGCACCACCTCGCCTGAGACCTCCGGCCCACGAGCTCGACCGGCGTGCGGTCGGTTGGTGGCGGGCCCGGTGGTCACTGCTGACGGCGGCGCCGGTGACCGTCATCGGTGTGCTCGCCGCCCTCCTCGTCCCGGCCCGGCCGTGGCTGCTGCTCTGCGCGGCCGTCACGGCCGGGCTCGGCGTGTGCTGTGCGGCCCTGCTGCCGCGCTGGTGGTTCCGCACCCACCGCTGGGAGGTCACCGAGGACGCCGTCTACGTCCGCACCGGTCTCTTCGTCCAGGAGTGGCGGATCGCGCCGATGTCGCGCATCCAGACCGTCGACACGGTCCGCGGCCCGCTGGAGCAGCTCTTCGGGCTCGCCACCCTCACCGTCACCACCGCCTCCGCCAAGGGAGCGGTACGGATCGCGGGGCTCGGGCACGAGCCCGCCGCCGCGCTCGCCGAACGGCTGACCCGGATCACCCGGGACACACCCGGCGACGCCACATGA